From Besnoitia besnoiti strain Bb-Ger1 chromosome X, whole genome shotgun sequence, one genomic window encodes:
- a CDS encoding hypothetical protein (encoded by transcript BESB_018350), which yields MKLPAEKRKKGETRQSESGRGSLASPVRAEFAVAAAKQGHRRLLRCVADANSRLRPREDEGGERGGRRDRRRAEKRRQIKLLLRRKRSRRPASPAKKQTAKRVRGVTPQTEEWIGEGFAGEGGQTGGRDESEARGCALARGQTRRQSPAGKAARTMHEGNAGWKQERNGGAKKQRGIRAGEREIRNVKGRCDDAERLSGAATEKELRNADAQRPRQAGGTRSFLVSLISLDFSSSKMAENNANAAQKFQRSIEELTAQNPHTDDPRCMQINQMNNCSMRYAMFARCCKELGDDNTRCKYQFYRAQVACPIEQIEIWEDHRQKGSCHFDLLPEFSTRHMWQ from the exons ATGAAGTTGCCTGCTGAGAAGCGTAaaaaaggcgagacgcgccagTCAGAAAGCGGTCGCGGCAGTTTGGCAAGCCCAGTTCGCGCAgagttcgccgtcgctgcagcgaAACAAGGACacaggcgcctccttcgctgcgtAGCCGACGCGAATTcccgtctgcgcccgcgcgaagacgaagggggagagcgaggaggacgccgcgacAGGCGGAGAGCCGAGAAGAGGCGTCAAATAAaactgctgctgcggaggaaacgaagccgcaggccagcgtcgccagcgaagaagcagacggcgaagcgggTGCGGGGTGTCACGCCGCAAACAGAAGAGTGGATCGGCGAGGGCTTCGCCGGAGAAGGCGGACAGACAGGAGGTAGGGACGAGTCAGAAGCGCGAGGTTGTGCGCTGGCACGCgggcagacgaggagacagtcGCCGGCTGGAAAAGCCGCGAGGACGATGCACGAGGGCAACGCAGGCTGGAAGCAGGAGCGGAACGGAGGCGCAAAAAAACAAAGGGGCATTCGAGCCGGTGAGCGCGAAATTCGAAACGTGAAAGGCAGatgcgacgacgcggagagactcagcggcgcagcgacggaAAAAGAGTTGAGAAACGCGGACGCACAGAGGCCCCGACAG GCAGGAGGAACTCGCTCCTTCCTCGTTTCTTTGATTTCTTTGGACTTCTCCTCTTCTAAAATGGCAGAGAACAACGCAAATGCCGCCCAGAAGTTTCAGCGCAGCATCGAGGAGCTTACTGCGCAAAACCCGCATACAGAT gATCCCCGATGCATGCAAATCAACCAGATGAACAACTGCAGCATGCGCTACGCCATGtttgcgcgctgctgcaaaGAGTTGGGTGACGACAACACTCGCTGCAA gtaCCAGTTCTACCGCGCCCAGGTCGCGTGCCCCATCGAGCAGATCGAAATCTGGGAGGACCATCGCCAGAAAG GCTCCTGCCACTTCGACCTTCTGCCCGAGTTCTCCACGCGGCACATGTGGCAGTAG
- a CDS encoding hypothetical protein (encoded by transcript BESB_018360): protein MAKKKKASPARRDVSAAGGALLPASAAAKTRVFLRERVEPAAPRRIVVADPPAHEEAAPAAASETAETRKARLLGMSLDAVIRAEESALRAEKKASRAGARPQLKNETPRLVTRLPGPVAGAAPAVLRPAQARSVSLKPAVPVPSAPAAVSAASAAAVDGGLGAASSSGRSVLRAEGGVGAGRLFRQAMVGRGAKGASVSWDRSEGPAVAVRLVAAQTAGPADELSEREEGEAEESCARQKDGAAAEAQAPCVAALCRGEAPGGSRASSKRTSVEEGLICEDDEDGTDRKRPPYSSRKPEGTGASRLLNGTGVQLIAAASHNRARLSSRTPLGVRLSPAATGSPTPRVKLIGRDEAGGSRLTGDDEIDAERGEDAAAAEGGDEETPSSLDAGGVPRKVVLAGDGFGAAGERGLQARRRAAAGGADATAAPEGEVGAEDGAARLTAARRNAGLSASRPVSVGARGLAEVCVQKPAPVKSGEKKGKNKPTRGDERRAARACLQAAAKAAAASSSALRVSSSRAVVVDREAAQGDRALCASPKPAAGRRAGAGASIGRGDDEASSATPGSGSPPARLAEKETEGARRSASPPPPEEDARHRGGRASAGGGLRGRGASSAVGRGDRRAREEDSERDTFARAERKGAETDAWGVSRGRCDGPKVLGGRAGNPILVLPPPTSAGTGDRRDGGWSGEDAARRVMRRDDSREERGEGARGVLQSERLARDCRGRRLDGSLSRQGPEEPAGRASTAGEKALLRGRAGRNRDLSPSARSSASHRDREQAWSARTQDAARSPSLSRPRSGRDCRAGGASRSPSARGDRRQGFSVRDAEGRRRDRADDLSRSPGPLEGKSRRRAGTRSPRRDSRSRSLERARPVAPGTWGAQRQTTRRGASWEDRERQRSVSPSPQRRRGDATTVRGAPQEGGRAAAAEGSARGGKGAAQGLPEEREGERVDLESGERREAKDGEGEASFSSARIVILSGTQERGASGRGDGAVRDAAKKRQRSRSGSREDRARRASLDAAIAPQNRSSSRGPEGRAPSPQAKRLRRTDEPLGDPRARSPLPASTDPVKRDGERRGVRSRSSSLEQHCARQGPPAKNVGGQRGGAARGPGTTGPLPHPGARRRGSSHGGADRDRRSMSRRGRSVSEHVSRGPSPRKRGRQASPLRGRDDRFLRRGSRSRSWSTGGPGRAQRGGDTRAAPGGRGASLSLRRGGGVPLSAKRVDRGRSVSASTHSPRGRGGRSPHSLSPRAGAPAGRKWSHGRSYESRRWDSRDFGRSRSATPDSRRGPSSRSWSGSRSPSEDRRRGPYRRGRDRARGAYHSSSSYSLSPSPRRGLRTAYSSRSSSPPGARDRLRGRHGDSSPSPVAKGRGYRRSYSPRLEEARAGPRGRGVDGRGYEPRRPGNQDPPSTAGRRLPGSMGPQPDGDRRHEGPPRYDAPGEAAVGSVPVVLRTRRQREESQEERPMMKTARHPYAGPVVLTPPTSSRHSGPAHPVVYRPHGPAGAQPERRGSTGPSRRDGRDVDGDRPYGLGGHASGSSQDDPRMGPAARCYDDPRRGPPVGGGRGEPELDLRRQAAGDGARGARLDRAGDSLAGHGRSAQPTMPGPDDSPPRACREYVLGRRCPAGGGAKCPFLHPAQRDFFKFDQHSLRLKQTYMHEAAALGWTPSRRHGGARAPDGDRGRVEPKGPAGARRLDPRGQEPDSRRRHSGTDEGRTREEEGRRDRRAAESAREKKTGGVDQTEQQRRTGDERVTEEKAGGGDDNEEARREPVQRSASQQRALDGYFKKQTAEFLNAESYMEGWCKKELIEYFYDEYLSQNMTKEDALASATAYVERPEEYGLRRTSAEGGRESASS, encoded by the exons ATggcaaagaagaagaaggcgagccccgcgcggcgggacgtgagcgctgcgggcggcgctctgctgccggcatctgcggcggcgaaaacgcgcgttttcctgcgcgagcgcgtcgagccggccgcgccgcgccgcatcgTCGTCGCGGACCCGCCAGCccacgaggaggccgcgcccgccgcggcctctgagactgcggagacgcggaaggcgcggctgctgggaATGTCGCTGGACGCGGTCAttcgcgcggaggagagtgcgcttcgcgccgagaagaaggcttcgcgcgccggcgcgcggcctcaacTGAAAaacgagacgccgcggctggtGACACGGCTGCCCGGACCCGTTGCGGGCGCCGCACCCGCGGTGCTGCGCCCCGCGCAGGCCCGAAGCGTCTCCCTGAAGCCCGCAGTCCCAGTCCCTTCTGCACcggctgctgtctccgcggcctccgcggccgccgtggaCGGGGGTCTGGGGgccgcctccagcagcgggcgcagcgtgctgcgcgccgagggcggggTGGGCGCGGGGCGCCTATTTCGCCAGGCGATggtcgggcgcggcgcgaaagGGGCGAGTGTCTCCTGGGACCGTAGCGAGGGGCCTGCGGTGGCagtccgcctcgtcgccgcccagaCGGCGGGACCGGCGGACGAGTTGtcggagcgcgaggagggcgaggcggaggagagttGCGCCAGACAGAAGGAcggagcagctgcagaagcgcaggcgccgtgCGTCGCGGCGTTGTGTCGCGGGGAGGCGCCGGGTGGCTCccgcgcgagctcgaagaGAACGAGCGTTGAGGAGGGGTTGATTTGCGAAGACGATGAGGACGGCACGGACCGCAAGCGGCCCCCCTACTCTTCGCGGAAGCCTGAGGGCACTggggcctcgcgcctcctcaacGGGACCGGCGTGCAGCtcatcgccgccgcgagccacaaccgggcgcgcctctccagccGCACTCCCCTGGGCGTCCGCCTCTCACCCGCAGCGACCGGCTCGCCCACGCCGCGCGTGAAGCTCATTGGGCGCGATGAGGCCGGCGGCTCGAGGCTGACTGGAGACGACGAGATAGACGCcgagaggggggaggacgcggccgcagcggaagGGGGTGATGAGGAGacgccctcctcgctggACGCCGGCGGAGTCCCTCGGAAGGTCGTTCTCGCGGGGGACGGATTcggagccgcgggcgagagggggctgcaggcccgccggagggccgcagcggggggcgcggacgcgacggcggcaccCGAGGGCGAAGTGGGCGCGGAAGATGGCGCGGCTCGACTCACAGCCGCCAGGCGCAACGCGGGGctctcggcctcgcgcccagTGTCCGTGGGCGCGAGAGGACTGGCGGAAGTCTGCGTGCAGAAGCCGGCGCCGGTAaagagcggagagaagaagggcaaGAACAAGCccacgcgaggcgacgagaggcgtgcggctcgcgcgtgcctgcaggcggccgcgaaggccgccgcggcgtcgtcttcggcgctgcGAGTGTCTTCATCTCGCGCGGTTGTCGTggaccgcgaggcggcccAGGGCGACAGAGCCCTTTGTGCGTCTCCGAAACCCGCGGCTGGAAGGCGTGCAGGAGCCGGGGCGTCGatcggccgcggcgacgacgaggcctccTCTGCGACCCCGGGCTCGGGCTCGCCacccgctcgcctcgccgaaaaggagacggagggcgcgaggaggtctgcgtctccacctccgccggaggaggacgcccgccaccgcggcggccgcgcgtcggcggggggcggccttcgcgggaggggcgcctccagcgcagTTGGTCggggagacaggcgcgcgagagaggaggattCTGAGAGAGACACTTTCGCGAGGGCAGAGCGgaaaggcgcggagacagatgCGTGGGGGGTTTCTCGGGGCAGGTGCGACGGCCCGAAAGTCCTTGGGGGCCGCGCCGGCAACCCAATCCTcgttctgccgccgccgacctcAGCGGGGACTGGAGAccgacgcgacggcggctggagcggcgaggacgctgcgcgccgcgtgaTGCGGCGAGACGActcgcgcgaagagcgaggagagggagctCGGGGCGTGTTGCAGTCTGAACGCCTCGCTCGAGACTGCCGTGGCCGAAGACTGGACGGAAGTCTCTCGAGGCAGGGCCCCGAAGagcccgcaggccgcgcctccacggcggGGGAAAAGGCCCTTCTGAGggggcgcgcgggccgcAACAGGGacctctcgccctccgcacgcagctccgcctcgcaCCGTGACCGTGAGCAGGCCTGGTCGGCGCGAACCCAGGACGCCGCTCGGtctccttcgctgtcgcgcccgcgaagcggccgcgactgcagagcaggaggcgcgtcgaggtcgccgtctgcgcgaggagaccgacGCCAGGGCTTTTCTGTGAGGGACGCTGAAGGCCGAAGACGAGACCGAGCCGACGACCTTTCGAGGTCGCCGGGGCCGCTGGAAGGAaagagccgccgccgggcaGGGACGAGGAGCCCGAGAAGGGACAGTCGCAGCAGGAGCCtagagagggcgaggccagTGGCGCCTGGGACGTggggcgcgcagagacagacgacgcgccgggGCGCCTCGTGGgaggacagagagagacagcgctcggtctctccttctccgcagaggcgccgcggagacgcgaccactgtgcgcggcgccccaCAAGAGGgtgggcgagccgcggccgcggagggctcGGCGCGGGGCGGCAAAGGAGCTGCGCAGGGCCTTCCCGAGGAgagggaaggcgagagagtcgacctcgagagcggcgagcggcgagaggccaAAGACGGAGAAGGGGAGGCgtccttttcttctgcacGCATCGTGATCTTGTCGGGGACtcaagagcgaggcgcgtcgggccgcggagacggagcTGTCAGAGAtgctgcgaagaagaggcaacgCAGCCGGTCGGGCTCACGAGAAGacagagcgagacgcgcaagTCTAGACGCCGCGATTGCGCCTCAGAACCGAAGTTCGTCACGAGGACCAGAGGGACGAGCCCCGTCTCCTCAGGCGAAGCGTCTCCGTAGAACAGATGAACCGCTGGGAgacccgcgcgcccgctctcCACTGCCAGCCTCCACCGACCCCGTGaaacgcgacggcgagcggcgcggagtgAGGAGTCGCAGCTCGTCGCTGGAGCAGCACTGCGCCCGGCAAGGCCCGCCTGCGAAGAACGTTGGCggacagcgaggcggcgcggcccgGGGGCCTGGGACGACTGGTCCGCTACCGCACCcgggcgcccggcgccgcgggtcgTCCCACGGCGGAGCGGACAGGGACCGACGGAGCATGAGTCGACGCGGGCGATCCGTCTCCGAGCACGTTTCTCgagggccttcgcctcgaaAACGGGGCCGACAGGCGAGCCCGCTCCGAGGCCGGGATGATCGCTTCTTgcggcgcgggagccgcagccgcagctggtCGACCGGCGGGCCTGGTCGAGcccagcgcggcggggacacccgcgccgcgccaggaggccgcggcgcgtcgctgtcgctgcggaGGGGCGGTGGCGTACCCCTTTCGGCGAAGCGAGTAGACCGAGGACGCAGTGTCTCCGCGTCGACGCACTCACCACGAGGCCGGGGCGGGCGGTCCCCCcactcgctgtcgccgcgcgcgggcgcgcctgcgggacGCAAATGGAGCCACGGTCGGAGCTACGAGAGTCGACGGTGGGACTCGCGCGACTTCGGCCGGAGCaggagcgcgacgccggaCTCGAGGCGAGGCCCTTCCAGCCGCAGCTGGAGTGGATCGCGGAGCCCAAGCGAGGACCGAAGAAGGGGACCCTatcgccgcggtcgcgacagagcgagaggagcgtatcactcctcttcctcgtACTCGCtatcgccttcgccgcgtcgtggCCTGCGCACAGCGTACTCGAGCCGCTCGTCGTCTCCACCCGGAGCCCGCGatcgcctgcgaggccgccaTGGAgactcgtcgccgtcgcccgtcgCCAAGGGTCGCGGCTACCGCCGGAGTtattcgccgcgcctcgaagaggcccgcgcagggccgcgaggccgcggcgtcgacggGCGCGGATACGAGCCAAGGAGACCAGGCAACCAGGACCCGCCCAGCACGGCGGGCCGTCGGCTGCCAGGTTCGATGGGCCCGCAGCCTGACGGGGACCGGAGACACGAGGGGCCGCCGCGGTACGACGCgccgggcgaggccgcggtcGGGAGCGTGCCGGTGGTGTTGCGGACGCgtcggcagcgcgaggagtcCCAGGAGGAGCGGCCGATGATGAAAACCGCGCGGCATCCGTACGCGGGTCCGGTCGTGCTGACACCGCCGACCTCGTCTCGCCACTCCGGACCCGCGCACCCGGTCGTCTACCGCCCGCACGGGCCCGCTGGAGCCCAACCGGAGCGCCGCGGGTCGACTGGCccgagccgcagagacggaCGAGACGTGGATGGAGACAGACCCTACGGCCTGGGTGGTCACGCGTCCGGCTCTTCGCAGGACGACCCGCGCATGGGTCCGGCCGCGCGGTGCTACGACGACCCCCGCCGCGGTCCCCCCGTCGGGgggggccgcggcgagccggaGCTGGACctgaggagacaggcggctggcgacggcgcgcggggcgctCGGCTCGACCGGGCGGGAGACAGCCTCGCGGGTCAcgggcgcagcgcccagCCCACGATGCCGGGTCCAGacgactcgccgccgcgtgcgtgcCGCGAGTACGTCCTCGGCCGCAGGTgccccgcgggcggcggcgcgaagtGCCCCTTCCTGCAtcccgcgcagagagacttTTTCAAGTTCGATCAACACTCGCTGCGGCTGAAGCAGACGTACATGCacgaggctgcagcgctcggctggacgccctcgcggcgccacggaggcgcgcgcgcgcccgacggcgaccgcgggcgcGTGGAGCCCAAGGggccggcgggcgcccgGAGATTGGATCCCCGCGGCCAGGAGCCCGACAGCCGGAGGAGGCATTCCGGGACGGACGAGGGCAGAacccgcgaggaggagggccgcagagacaggagagcggccgaaagcgcgcgcgagaagaagaccggCGGCGTAGATCAGACTGAGCAACAGCGCAGAACCGGCGACGAGCGAGTGACTGAGGAGAAggctggaggcggagacgacaacgaggaggcgcggagggagccAGTGCAGCGCTCAGCTTCGCAGCAGAGGGCGCTGGACGGTTACTTCAAAAAACAGACTGCGGAGTTCCTCAACGCCGAGTCCTACATGGAGGGCTGGTGCAAGAAAGAGCTCATTGAG TACTTCTACGACGAATATCTGAGCCAAAACATGACGAAGGAGGATGCGCTTGCGTCGGCGACAG